CCTGGGGCACCCGGCACTTGAAGGAACTACCCCACACAAGCCAACACCGGGCTTGTATCCACCCCATCGACGAAGACCTGTCGATGGGGCCCGGCATGGGGCACCCGGCCGTGGGGTGTGTATCAGTCTCCTGAAGAGGTGACGGCGGCTTTTTCGCGCTCGATGGCGGCGAACATGGATTCGTTGTCGCTGAATTTGTAATCGCTAAGGTTTCTTTTTACAGCTTCCTGCTGTTCGGCGGCGGCGAGCAGGGTGAGATCGTCTTTGGTGACGGGGCGAAGGCCACGGGACTCGAGCAGGGAGAGGATGGACTCGGGGCTGGATTCGGGGTTGGGAGCGTCTGCTTCGGGCAGCGTCGCAAGGTAGTCGAGCGCGGCCTGCGCACCGACTTCGCCGTCGTGGCGCGCGATGCCGACGAGTCCGGTAGAGGCGCGGCGAGCCCAGCCGGCGACGAAGCGGCCGGCGAGCGGCTGCGAGAGCACGGGGTCCCAGACCTGAAAGACAGGCTCGTCGGGATGGTCGGGGTTGAGCTGCACGGCGTATCCGTTGGGGCCGATGGGCAGGCCGAGCTGCTCGTCATGCTTGTCGCCGATGGCAAAGATGAGCGTATCCACATCGAGAAGAGACTTTTGACCGTTGGGGACGGGTTTGGTGCTGCCGTCGGGGCGCAGGACGAGATCGTTGTCGCCGACCTCGAGCTGCGCGATGCGGCCATCGGGGCCGGGCAGAATGGCAGTGGGCGAAGAGAGAAAGCGGAAAGAGAGGCGCGGCGGAATGGAGGTGAAGTCCTCGGCGCTGAGCGCGGGAAAGTGCTCGGCAAAGATGGCAGCGGCGGAAACTTCTTCGCCAGCGGCGGCGCAGCGGCTCTCGACGCGGGCGAGTTCGGCGAGGAGCGCGGCGCGATCCACGTGATGGATGACGTGATCGATCTCTTTTTTGTCGAACTTGATCTCATGCGGGCCGCGGCGCGCGAGGATGATGACCTCTTCGGCGAGGCGTGAGGGGCTGTCGAGCAGGAGCCAGCGGGCGATGTCGATGGCCACGTTGCCGATGCCGATGACGGCGATGCGGCGGCCGGTGGAGAAGTCGGCGGAGGCGTAGGGCGGAAGCTGGTTGTAGTGGTAGACGAAGTCCTTGGCGGCGTAAACGCCTTTGGCGTCTTCGCCGGGGAGGCCGAGGCGGTGCGCGCCCTGCGCTCCGCAGGTGTAGAGGATGGCCGAGGGGTGCATGGCGTCAAGATCGGCGAGGGTGAGGTCGCATCCGTTGCCGATTTTTATGTTGCCGAAGTAGGAGACGTTGGGCAGCGCCAGGGCCTGGGCGAATTGCTTGCGAAGGCCGAACTTCATTTTGTCTTTGAGCGGATAGATGCCGTATTCGGCGAGACCGCCGGGCTTGATGTCGCGGTTGAAGAGCACGGCGCGATGGCCGGCGAGCGCGATTTTGCGAGCGGCAAAGATGCCGGCAGGGCCGGCTCCAACGACAAAGACAGTTTTCATGCGGGGACTCCTCGGGAGCGGATGAAGGCGAGGGGGTGATGGGCGCGATGAATTCGCATGCACCCCAAATATACCTGCCGGAGGGGTGAGGCGGTGATGGGGGACACATGGAGGGGATGCAGGGCCGTTGGCTCGGTTCGTTTGGTGGCGGGATGGCAAGGGTTTGGGGAGGGGGTGGGATCCCAGGTCCGGACGGACGGACCTGGGGCACCCGACACCTGAAGGAACTACCCCACACAAGCCAACGGCGGGCTTGTATCCACCCCATCGACGAAGACCTGTCGATGGGGGACCGGAATGGGGCACCTGTGATGTTTCAAGAGGTTGTCCATTCGAAATTTCGCGGAGAAGCTGTTTGTGGCGAACAAGCAGAGTCTTCGGAGAGATCGAATGGACATTCACCAGAATGCTCGTCTAACGCCTTACAGTCGAGAGCAGTTGGCGAGAAAAGTTATTTGTACCGGGTGCACGTTGAAGCTGGCCGCGGCCAGCTTCAACGTGAGCGCAAAGACGGCCGGCAAATGGGTGCGCCGGTATCGCGCCGAGGGTTCGGATGGCTTGCGGGACCGCAGCTCGCGTCCGCATCGCAGCCCGCGGCGCTTGCCGGAGGCGTTGCGGCTGAGTGTGATTGAGCTACGGCGGGGTTACATGCCGGGGTATCAGATCGCCCGGCGCAGCGCTGTGAGCGTGTCTTCGGTGAGCCGTATTTTGCGGCGCGCGCGGCTGAGCCGATGGCGCGATCTGAACCCGCCTCCGCCGGTGGTTCGCTATGAGCATGCCGCTCCAGGCGACTTGCTGCATCTGGACATCAAAGGCATGACGCGCTTCGGCGAGGTCTCGCTGCGCGGCGACGGCAGGCTGCGGGGCAAGAAGGAACACCCGGGCTTTTTGGCTCTGCATGTGGCCGTCGACGATCACTCGCGCATGGTCTTCGCCCAGATGCTGGCCGATCAGAAGGCGGAAACCACGATCGGTTTTCTGCACGCGGCGGTTGAGTTTTTCGCCAGCCATGGTATCGGCATCCGCGCGCTGCTGACCGACAACGGCAGCAGCTACCGCTCTCGCCAGTTCCGTCAGGCTTGCCAGCAGATGGCCATCAAACACAGCCGCACTCGGCCCTATACCCCCAGAACCAACGGCAAGGCCGAGCGCTTCATCCAGACAGCCATGCGCGAATGGGCTTACGCCAAACACTGGACCGACTCCAGCCAGAGAGATCAACACTTGCAGTCCTGGATCCACTACTACAACCACGAAAGACCTCATGGTAGCCTCAACTACAAACCGCCAAGCAGCCGATCCCAAGAAGGAACAACCTCTTGACCTTCTACAGGCACCCGACCGTGCCCTGATACGTGGTGATGGTGGGCATGGTGGGAGAAACCTCGGGCAGTGTTTGGCGACCGAGGCATCGCCGGGATTCTTCGCTGCGCTCAGAATGACGCATCGGTTGAAGGAAGTTTTTTGCTTAGTTAGGGGAAGAATTGTGGGTCCCGGGTCCGGACAGACGGACCCGGGGCACCCGGATGTGGCAGGGGCTGAAGGCCGTACCCTTCACTCATGAAGAGAGCGGGATGCAGATCCCTCGGCTTTGCAGCTAGTGGTATTCGCCGGCGTCGCCGTAGGCCAGATTGTCGAAGCGGGTGCACTTGGACAGGTAGGCCAACTGGACGGAGCCGGTGGGGCCGTTGCGCTGCTTGGCGATGATGATTTCGGCCTTGCCCTCGGTTTCGGGGTCGGGCTGGCCGTTTTCGTCGCGGTTGTAGTAGGCCTCGCGGTGGATGAAGGCGACGACGTCGGCATCCTGCTCGATGGAGCCGGATTCGCGCAGGTCAGAGAGCATGGGCTTTTTGTCGCCGCCGCGCTGCTCAGAGGCACGCGAGAGCTGGGAGAGCGCGATGACGGGGACTTTGAGTTCTTTGGCGAGCGCCTTGAGGCCGCGCGAGATGGCCGAGACCTCTTGCGTGCGGTTTTCGTAGCGCTTGGCTCCGCTGCCGCCGGGGGGTGTGCCGGTCATGAGCTGCAGGTAGTCGATGACGATGAGGTCGAGCGTGCCCTGCTGCTGGCGCAGGCGGCGGGCCTTGGCGCGCATTTCAGAGAGCGAGATGCCGGGCGTGTCATCTATGAACATGCGCGACTCGGCGAGGCGCTCGAGGGCCATGGTGAGCTTTTCCTGATCTTCGCGGAGGAGGAAGCCCTTCTGGATCTTTTGCGAATCAACCATGGCCTCGGAGGCGAGCATGCGTCGAAGGAGCGACTCCTTCGACATTTCAAGCGAGAAGACGGCGACAACCTTGCCGCCTTTGACGGCGGCATTTTGCGCGATGTTGATGGCCCAGGCGGTTTTGCCCATGGAGGGGCGGGCGGCGATGATGATGAGCTCGGAGTCCTGAAGGCCGGAGGTCATCTTGTCGAATTCTTCAAAATGCGTCGCGAGGCCGGTGACTTCGCGGCCCTCTTTGTAGAGATTGTCGATGGTGCCGAAGGAGTCGCGGACGATTTCAGGAATGCTGGCGAAGCCCTGCGAGATGCTGCGCTCGGTGACCTGGAGCAGCGCGCCTTCGGCGGCGTTGAGCACATCGAGCGCGTCCTCGGACTGGTCGGCGGCGCGGGTAATGGCGTTGGAGCTGATGGTGATGATCTGCCGCAGGAGCGACTTGTCTTTGACGATGCGGACGTACTCGTCAATGGCGAGCGAGCGCGGCAGGCCCTCGGTGAGCGAGGCGATGTAGGCGACGCCGCCGATGGTTTCGATCTCTTTGCGGCGGGCCAGCTCTTCGGCCAGGGTGACGATGTCGACGGGGCGGCCGCTGTCAATGAGCTCGGCCATGCGCGCGAAGATGCGCTGGTGGGCGCTCTGGGCGAAGTCATCGGCGCTGATCTTCTCGGCCGCCTCGTTGTAGGCATTGTTGTCGAGCAGGACCGCGCCGAGGATGGTGCGCTCGGCGTCAAGCGAGGCGGGCAGGCCGCCGACGAAATCGACTTCAGGGGATACGGACATGGGGCTGGCTCTAGTTTAGGCCGCGAGGGCGGGGATGGTGCGGGGAAATCGGGCGGATGCGGGGTGTGGGAATGTGGACAAAGGGCAGGGGTAAAGCGGGCCGGCGATGAGGTTGTGGGTTCCAGGTTAGGACAGACCTGGGCACCCGGCTATGGCAGGGGCTAAAGCCCTTGTTTCATTCGGGGGCGGTAGCGGCACGGCTAAAGCCGTGCCCTGATACAAGGTGCTTGTGGGCATGGTGGGAGAAACCTGGGACGGTGTTTGGGATGGAAGCATCGCCGGGATTCTTCGGCCTTCGGCCTCAGAATGACGCATCGTGAGTGAGGGGTGGAGTTCGGGATGGGGATGTGGGTCCCTCGACTCAGTTCGTTCGGATGGGATGACAAGGGTTTGGGTGGGGATCTGGGTGGGATGACAAAGGTTTGGGTAGACGGTGGGATCCCAGGTCCGGACGGACGGACCTGGGGCACCCGGATTTGTCCAGGTTTACGCCCCGGAATTGCCGGGGTTTACGTCCGGATGGATGTGGGCTTATAACGTGGCGGTGGCGGGGAGGATGTCTTCGACATCGACCCAGGCGGTGGGATAGTTGCCGGTGTAGCAGGCCACGCAGTATTGATTGCCCTCGCCGCCGTCGCAGGCGTGCTGGAGTCCGTCGAGCGAGAGGTAGGCCAGCGAGTCGGCTTCGATGAAGCTGCAGATCTCTTCAATGGACTGGTTGGCGGCGATCAGCTCGGATTTGCGGGGCGTGTCCACGCCGTAGAAGCAGGGCGAGATGGTCGGCGGGCAACTGATGCGGAGGTGGACCTCTTTTGCGCCGGCTCCGCGCACCATGCGGACGATTTTGCGGCTGGTGGTGCCGCGAATGATTGAGTCATCAATGAGGATGATGCGCTTGCCTTCGAGCAGATTGCGCACGGGGTTGAGCTTGAGGCGCACGCCGAAGTCGCGGACCTTTTGCTCGGGCTCAATGAAGGTGCGGCCCACGTAATGATTGCGGATGAGACCGAAGCGGAAGGGTACGCCGCTCTCAGCCGCGTAACCGATGGCGGCCGTGACGCCGGAGTCGGGCACGGGCACGACGAGGTCGGCGGGCACGTGCGATTCACGGGCGAGCTGGCGGCCCATCTGCTCGCGACTATCCTGCACCCAGCGGTTGAAGATTTTGCTGTCAGGGCGGGCGAAGTAGACGTGCTCAAAGATGCAACTGGACTGATTGGGCTCGGCGTACTGGCGCGAGGTGACGCCATCCTCAGTGACCATGACGAGTTCGCCGGGGGCGACGTCGCGCTCGAACTTCGCGTGGAGCAGATCGAAGGCGCAGGTTTCGGAGGCGAAGACGATGGTGTCAGGACCATCAGGATTTTGAATGCGGCCCATGGAGAGCGGGCGGAAGCCGTGACGGTCACGCGCGGCGAAGATGCGGTCGCGCGTCATCATGACGATGGAAAATGCGCCCTCGACCTGACGGAGCGAGTCGGCGATGGCATCGACCAGCGTGGTGGCGGTGGAATGCGCGATGAGCTGGATGATGATTTCAGAGTCGCTGGTGGTCTGGAAGGTTGCGCCCTGGCGCTCCAACTCGACGCGCAGATTGCCGAGGTTGACCAGGTTGCCGTTGTGGGCGATGGCGATGAGGCCCTTGGTGGACTCCACACGGATGGGCTGCGCGTTGAGCAGCGCGGAGTCGCCGGTGGTGGAGTAGCGGGTGTGGCCGATGGCCATGTCGCCCTTGAGCTTGGAGAGCACCTCGTCGGTGAAGATTTCAGAGACGAGGCCCATGCCCTTGATGTTGGAGATGGAGTTGCCGTCGGCGCTGGCGATGCCGGCTGACTCCTGCCCGCGATGCTGGAGGGCGTAGAGGCTGAGGTAGACCTGACGGGCCGCGTCGGGGTGGTGATAGACGGCGGCGACTCCGCAGTGTTCGCGGAGTTTGGGAT
The DNA window shown above is from Acidobacterium capsulatum ATCC 51196 and carries:
- a CDS encoding IS481-like element ISAcp2 family transposase; its protein translation is MDIHQNARLTPYSREQLARKVICTGCTLKLAAASFNVSAKTAGKWVRRYRAEGSDGLRDRSSRPHRSPRRLPEALRLSVIELRRGYMPGYQIARRSAVSVSSVSRILRRARLSRWRDLNPPPPVVRYEHAAPGDLLHLDIKGMTRFGEVSLRGDGRLRGKKEHPGFLALHVAVDDHSRMVFAQMLADQKAETTIGFLHAAVEFFASHGIGIRALLTDNGSSYRSRQFRQACQQMAIKHSRTRPYTPRTNGKAERFIQTAMREWAYAKHWTDSSQRDQHLQSWIHYYNHERPHGSLNYKPPSSRSQEGTTS
- a CDS encoding FAD-dependent oxidoreductase, which translates into the protein MKTVFVVGAGPAGIFAARKIALAGHRAVLFNRDIKPGGLAEYGIYPLKDKMKFGLRKQFAQALALPNVSYFGNIKIGNGCDLTLADLDAMHPSAILYTCGAQGAHRLGLPGEDAKGVYAAKDFVYHYNQLPPYASADFSTGRRIAVIGIGNVAIDIARWLLLDSPSRLAEEVIILARRGPHEIKFDKKEIDHVIHHVDRAALLAELARVESRCAAAGEEVSAAAIFAEHFPALSAEDFTSIPPRLSFRFLSSPTAILPGPDGRIAQLEVGDNDLVLRPDGSTKPVPNGQKSLLDVDTLIFAIGDKHDEQLGLPIGPNGYAVQLNPDHPDEPVFQVWDPVLSQPLAGRFVAGWARRASTGLVGIARHDGEVGAQAALDYLATLPEADAPNPESSPESILSLLESRGLRPVTKDDLTLLAAAEQQEAVKRNLSDYKFSDNESMFAAIEREKAAVTSSGD
- the purF gene encoding amidophosphoribosyltransferase, which translates into the protein MSRIKAEGIESELDTPMRRIVFEGFESKILQTLASRTKRNGGEAAPARTASPEEDPKLREHCGVAAVYHHPDAARQVYLSLYALQHRGQESAGIASADGNSISNIKGMGLVSEIFTDEVLSKLKGDMAIGHTRYSTTGDSALLNAQPIRVESTKGLIAIAHNGNLVNLGNLRVELERQGATFQTTSDSEIIIQLIAHSTATTLVDAIADSLRQVEGAFSIVMMTRDRIFAARDRHGFRPLSMGRIQNPDGPDTIVFASETCAFDLLHAKFERDVAPGELVMVTEDGVTSRQYAEPNQSSCIFEHVYFARPDSKIFNRWVQDSREQMGRQLARESHVPADLVVPVPDSGVTAAIGYAAESGVPFRFGLIRNHYVGRTFIEPEQKVRDFGVRLKLNPVRNLLEGKRIILIDDSIIRGTTSRKIVRMVRGAGAKEVHLRISCPPTISPCFYGVDTPRKSELIAANQSIEEICSFIEADSLAYLSLDGLQHACDGGEGNQYCVACYTGNYPTAWVDVEDILPATATL
- the dnaB gene encoding replicative DNA helicase yields the protein MSVSPEVDFVGGLPASLDAERTILGAVLLDNNAYNEAAEKISADDFAQSAHQRIFARMAELIDSGRPVDIVTLAEELARRKEIETIGGVAYIASLTEGLPRSLAIDEYVRIVKDKSLLRQIITISSNAITRAADQSEDALDVLNAAEGALLQVTERSISQGFASIPEIVRDSFGTIDNLYKEGREVTGLATHFEEFDKMTSGLQDSELIIIAARPSMGKTAWAINIAQNAAVKGGKVVAVFSLEMSKESLLRRMLASEAMVDSQKIQKGFLLREDQEKLTMALERLAESRMFIDDTPGISLSEMRAKARRLRQQQGTLDLIVIDYLQLMTGTPPGGSGAKRYENRTQEVSAISRGLKALAKELKVPVIALSQLSRASEQRGGDKKPMLSDLRESGSIEQDADVVAFIHREAYYNRDENGQPDPETEGKAEIIIAKQRNGPTGSVQLAYLSKCTRFDNLAYGDAGEYH